The genomic DNA TATTACTTTGGCCCAAGATGCCCTGGCTAGGGAAATTGCCGGGGGATATCTTCTTCAAAGGGGATAAGTTCACCTTTTATTTTCCGATCACCACCAGTATCATTATCA from Deltaproteobacteria bacterium includes the following:
- a CDS encoding DUF2905 domain-containing protein, yielding MQSDGLGKILIILGFILVIAGGILLLWPKMPWLGKLPGDIFFKGDKFTFYFPITTSIIISILLTLFFYLFRK